A section of the Amycolatopsis sp. AA4 genome encodes:
- the hisB gene encoding imidazoleglycerol-phosphate dehydratase HisB yields MSRVGKVERTTKESSILVQLDLDGTGQVEIATGVPFYDHMLTAFGVHGSLDLKVEATGDVHIDAHHTVEDTAIVLGQALRQALGDKSGIRRFGDAWIPMDETLAHAAIDVSGRPYCVHVGEPEQFNTFTIGNNYPFVLTRHVFDSLAFHAQIALHVRVIHGRDPHHIAEAEYKAVARALRAATEPDPRVGGIPSTKGVL; encoded by the coding sequence ATGAGCCGCGTCGGCAAGGTGGAGCGCACCACCAAGGAATCGTCCATCCTGGTCCAGCTGGACCTCGACGGGACCGGTCAGGTGGAGATCGCCACCGGCGTGCCGTTCTACGACCACATGCTCACCGCGTTCGGCGTGCACGGCTCGCTGGACCTGAAGGTCGAAGCGACCGGCGACGTCCACATCGACGCGCACCACACCGTCGAGGACACTGCGATCGTGCTCGGCCAGGCGCTACGGCAGGCGCTGGGCGACAAGAGCGGCATCCGCCGGTTCGGCGACGCGTGGATCCCGATGGACGAAACCCTCGCGCACGCGGCGATCGACGTCTCCGGCCGCCCGTACTGCGTGCACGTGGGCGAACCGGAGCAGTTCAACACGTTCACCATCGGCAACAACTACCCGTTCGTGCTGACCCGGCACGTCTTCGATTCGCTGGCGTTCCACGCGCAGATCGCTCTGCACGTCCGCGTCATCCACGGCCGCGACCCGCACCACATCGCGGAGGCGGAGTACAAGGCCGTCGCGCGGGCACTGCGGGCGGCGACGGAACCGGACCCGCGGGTGGGCGGGATTCCGTCCACGAAGGGCGTTCTTTAA
- a CDS encoding HEAT repeat domain-containing protein, translating into MRGGMDVRGALKEILRAPDSQAAALATELVRTEEAGIDDALLELLTRGLWSAKAVALAIRILAERDRDRDPAPLLDAVPGGHVRAADRRPSWPVKAPIVTRYYFGFSRLRRLDPVGQYERVLDCYPTVVRMDAAIGLGDSGEVSALDPLAKALKDRFSAVRTLGVHAVRRLGNAGLREAVRSNPVRELLIDLLQDTLRETRIAAARALGSLGEFEVLEEHRPKSSRDQREWARIRQGDVPPLKRIWAGDLTI; encoded by the coding sequence ATGCGAGGCGGGATGGACGTGCGCGGTGCGCTCAAGGAAATACTGCGCGCTCCCGATTCGCAGGCGGCGGCACTGGCGACGGAGCTTGTCCGAACCGAAGAAGCGGGAATCGACGACGCGCTCTTGGAGTTGCTGACCCGCGGGTTGTGGTCGGCCAAAGCAGTCGCGCTGGCAATCCGGATTCTCGCGGAGCGCGACCGCGACCGTGATCCGGCTCCGCTGCTCGACGCCGTCCCGGGCGGACACGTCAGAGCTGCGGACCGCCGACCGTCCTGGCCGGTCAAGGCTCCGATCGTCACCCGGTACTACTTCGGCTTCAGCCGCCTCCGTCGGCTGGACCCAGTGGGCCAGTACGAGCGGGTCCTCGACTGTTATCCCACTGTGGTGCGGATGGACGCGGCAATCGGACTGGGGGATTCCGGAGAGGTCAGTGCGCTTGATCCCTTGGCGAAGGCGTTGAAGGACCGCTTTTCCGCAGTGCGCACGCTCGGCGTGCACGCGGTCCGCAGGCTGGGCAACGCTGGCTTGCGTGAAGCAGTGCGATCGAATCCTGTCCGGGAGTTGCTGATCGATCTCCTCCAGGACACCCTTCGGGAGACGAGGATCGCCGCGGCGCGAGCGCTGGGTTCGCTGGGGGAGTTCGAGGTGCTGGAGGAGCACCGGCCGAAGTCGTCCCGGGACCAGCGGGAGTGGGCGCGGATCAGGCAGGGCGATGTTCCGCCCCTGAAACGGATCTGGGCGGGGGATCTCACGATCTGA
- a CDS encoding MBL fold metallo-hydrolase codes for MAFTVTVLGSATPYPRPDAPCSGYLVRRDDTAIWLDAGPGTLAALQEHVSPTALDAIWISHLHADHVADLLPAVYALLFADLTLRKPIPLYGPPGTAARISAFLSNTGRAPIEEAFSVREVHDGHQTRVGGLRLETVAVSHGFPAFGVRITDGERTFAYSGDTGPCDALSQLAEGTDLFLCEADSIEPSAEHLTPAEAGRAAAGAARLVLTHLGHTVTPRDAVRLAAEHFPGPVAYAAPRTVFRV; via the coding sequence ATGGCTTTCACCGTGACGGTACTGGGCAGCGCGACGCCGTACCCGCGCCCGGACGCGCCGTGTTCCGGGTATCTGGTGCGCCGCGACGACACCGCGATCTGGCTCGACGCCGGGCCCGGCACCCTCGCTGCCCTGCAGGAACACGTCTCGCCGACGGCGCTGGACGCGATCTGGATCTCGCATCTGCACGCGGACCACGTCGCGGACCTGTTACCGGCGGTGTACGCGCTGTTGTTCGCCGACCTGACCCTGCGAAAGCCGATCCCCCTCTACGGCCCGCCCGGCACCGCGGCGCGGATTTCCGCGTTTCTGAGCAACACCGGGCGCGCGCCGATCGAGGAGGCGTTCTCCGTCCGGGAAGTGCACGACGGGCATCAGACGCGGGTCGGCGGTCTGCGCCTGGAGACGGTGGCCGTGTCGCACGGGTTTCCGGCGTTCGGCGTGCGGATCACTGACGGGGAGCGGACTTTCGCGTACTCCGGCGACACCGGGCCCTGCGACGCGCTTTCGCAACTGGCAGAGGGAACAGACCTGTTCTTGTGCGAGGCGGACAGCATCGAACCGTCCGCGGAACATCTGACTCCGGCCGAAGCGGGCCGTGCAGCGGCGGGTGCCGCGCGGTTGGTGCTCACGCATCTCGGCCACACGGTAACCCCGCGCGACGCGGTTCGCCTTGCCGCCGAACACTTTCCCGGGCCGGTCGCATACGCCGCGCCGCGCACGGTGTTCCGCGTGTGA
- a CDS encoding MMPL family transporter, whose amino-acid sequence MAPFLYRLGRLSFRRRVLVAAVWALVLAAVGAGALTLSGKLSDSVTIPGTESQQAIDRLAEHFPQAAAGGGTARVAIAAPEGRKVTDPAGQAAVESVVGKLRSAPKVAGVVDPFQARSVSPDGRVALAQVSYQVKGFELSDSDRQALLATGDHAKQLGYRVEYGGDAVQGIPATGATEGLGVAVAAVVLIITFGSLLAAGIPLLTALVGVGVGMAGIMLASGSMELNSNTPVLALMIGLAVGIDYALFIVSRYRHELAEGRDPEDAAGRAVGTAGSAVVFAGLTVVIALAGLTVVGIPFLGQMGVAAAATVVVAVLIALTLLPAVLGFAGARVARSKIRVRRRTEGPTHGERWARFVARHRVPVLLTALVGLAVVAIPALSMQLGLPNDSTAAPDTTQRKAYDLVSAGFGEGANGPLLVVVDTGPNRNPDAVKQAAADIGRLPDVAAVTPPRVNPAGDTALLTVIPKSGPSSTQTEDLVSAIRAQSAPLQDKTGGSLAVTGQTAANIDVSQKLSDAMLPYLALIVGLAFVLLMLVFRSVVVPLKATLGFLGSVVATFGAVVAVFQWGWLTDLLGVASTGPIMSMLPILLIGVLFGLAMDYQVFLVTRMREEHVHGAEPQEAMVTGFRHGARVVVAAALIMISVFAGFVLAESTLIQSIGFALAFGVLIDAFVIRMTIVPAVMSLLGRRAWWLPTWLDRILPNVDVEGEGLVRELGIPGDDERELTRV is encoded by the coding sequence GTGGCACCCTTCCTGTACCGGCTCGGCAGGCTGTCGTTCCGCCGCCGGGTCCTCGTGGCGGCGGTTTGGGCGCTTGTCCTCGCGGCGGTGGGCGCGGGCGCGCTCACGCTGTCGGGCAAGCTGTCCGATTCGGTGACCATCCCCGGCACCGAATCCCAGCAGGCGATCGACCGGCTGGCCGAGCACTTCCCGCAGGCCGCGGCGGGCGGCGGCACCGCGCGGGTGGCGATTGCCGCGCCGGAGGGGCGGAAGGTCACGGATCCGGCGGGTCAGGCGGCGGTCGAGTCGGTGGTGGGGAAGCTGCGGTCGGCGCCGAAGGTGGCGGGGGTGGTGGATCCGTTCCAGGCGAGGTCGGTGTCGCCGGACGGGCGGGTCGCGCTCGCGCAGGTGAGCTATCAGGTCAAGGGTTTCGAACTGTCCGACAGCGACCGGCAGGCGCTGCTGGCGACCGGCGATCACGCGAAGCAGCTGGGGTACCGGGTCGAGTACGGCGGGGACGCGGTGCAGGGGATCCCGGCGACCGGGGCCACCGAAGGACTCGGCGTCGCGGTCGCGGCGGTCGTCCTGATCATCACGTTCGGGTCGTTGCTGGCGGCGGGGATTCCGTTGCTGACCGCGCTGGTCGGGGTCGGGGTCGGGATGGCGGGCATCATGCTGGCTTCGGGGTCGATGGAGCTGAACTCCAACACCCCGGTGCTGGCGTTGATGATCGGTCTCGCGGTCGGGATCGACTACGCCCTGTTCATCGTCTCCCGTTACCGGCACGAGCTGGCTGAGGGCCGCGACCCGGAGGACGCCGCCGGGCGCGCGGTCGGCACCGCGGGTTCCGCGGTGGTGTTCGCCGGGCTGACGGTGGTCATCGCGCTCGCCGGGCTGACCGTGGTCGGGATCCCGTTCCTGGGCCAGATGGGCGTCGCTGCCGCGGCGACGGTCGTGGTCGCGGTGCTGATCGCGTTGACGCTGCTGCCCGCGGTGCTCGGCTTCGCTGGCGCCCGCGTCGCCCGCAGCAAGATCCGGGTGCGCCGCCGCACCGAGGGCCCGACGCACGGCGAACGCTGGGCGCGTTTCGTGGCGCGGCACCGGGTCCCGGTCCTGCTGACCGCGCTCGTCGGACTGGCCGTGGTCGCGATTCCCGCTTTGAGCATGCAACTCGGCCTGCCCAACGACAGCACCGCCGCGCCGGACACCACCCAGCGCAAGGCCTACGACCTGGTCTCCGCCGGTTTCGGCGAGGGCGCGAACGGGCCCCTGCTGGTCGTGGTCGACACCGGCCCGAACCGCAATCCGGACGCGGTGAAGCAGGCCGCCGCGGACATCGGCAGGCTGCCGGACGTCGCCGCGGTGACGCCGCCGCGCGTCAATCCCGCCGGCGACACCGCGCTGCTGACGGTGATCCCGAAAAGCGGCCCGAGCAGCACGCAGACCGAAGACCTCGTGTCCGCGATCCGCGCGCAATCCGCTCCGCTGCAGGACAAAACCGGCGGCAGCCTCGCGGTGACCGGGCAAACCGCGGCCAACATCGACGTCTCGCAGAAACTGTCCGACGCGATGCTGCCCTACCTCGCGTTGATCGTCGGGCTCGCCTTTGTGCTGCTGATGCTGGTCTTCCGGTCGGTCGTCGTGCCGTTGAAGGCGACGCTGGGGTTCCTCGGCTCGGTGGTCGCGACCTTCGGCGCCGTCGTCGCGGTCTTCCAATGGGGCTGGCTCACCGACCTGCTCGGCGTCGCCTCGACCGGCCCGATCATGAGCATGCTCCCCATCCTGCTCATCGGCGTCCTGTTCGGACTCGCCATGGACTACCAGGTCTTCCTCGTGACCCGCATGCGCGAGGAACACGTCCACGGCGCCGAACCCCAGGAAGCGATGGTCACCGGATTCCGCCACGGCGCCCGCGTCGTCGTCGCCGCCGCGCTCATCATGATCTCGGTCTTCGCCGGGTTCGTCCTCGCCGAATCGACCCTCATCCAGTCGATCGGGTTCGCGCTCGCCTTCGGCGTCCTGATCGACGCCTTCGTCATCCGGATGACCATCGTGCCCGCCGTCATGTCCCTGCTCGGCCGCCGCGCCTGGTGGCTGCCCACCTGGCTCGACCGGATCCTGCCCAACGTCGACGTCGAAGGCGAAGGCCTCGTCCGCGAACTCGGCATCCCCGGCGACGACGAACGCGAACTCACGCGGGTCTGA
- a CDS encoding TetR/AcrR family transcriptional regulator gives MTTVEPVADTRTRLLATALRLFAEHGVEGTSLQMIADELGVTKAAVYYHFKTKAEITEAVAEPGIRELDELVVEAAKHRRHGARVDHLLDGFVDLVVRHRVLVALFSSDPGIDAALAKSRHGVEGFKQALISIVAGGPEPDVTARVTAIVAFTGIAMAGGAPDLAEVDDETLRQELIGVGRRLLGRPRRRLNC, from the coding sequence ATGACGACCGTCGAACCGGTCGCGGACACCCGGACCAGGCTGCTCGCCACTGCGCTGCGGCTGTTCGCGGAGCACGGCGTGGAGGGCACGTCGCTGCAGATGATCGCCGACGAGCTGGGCGTCACGAAGGCCGCGGTGTACTACCACTTCAAGACGAAGGCGGAGATCACCGAGGCGGTCGCGGAGCCGGGCATCCGGGAACTGGACGAGCTGGTCGTCGAGGCGGCGAAGCACCGGCGGCACGGCGCGCGCGTCGACCATCTGCTGGACGGTTTCGTCGATCTCGTGGTGCGGCACCGGGTGCTGGTCGCGCTGTTCTCCAGCGACCCGGGCATCGACGCGGCGCTCGCGAAATCGCGGCACGGCGTCGAAGGGTTCAAGCAGGCGCTGATCTCGATCGTCGCCGGGGGACCGGAGCCGGACGTGACCGCCCGCGTGACGGCGATCGTGGCGTTCACCGGCATCGCGATGGCGGGCGGGGCGCCCGATCTGGCCGAGGTGGACGACGAAACGTTGCGCCAGGAGCTGATCGGGGTGGGGCGGCGGCTGCTCGGCCGACCGCGGCGTCGTCTCAACTGCTGA
- a CDS encoding class I SAM-dependent methyltransferase yields the protein MSSESAYGQGHAESVVRSQLWRSVDNSAAYLAPELLPGRSVLDVGCGPGTITVDLARRVAPGEVVGIDVSETVLEQARAHARSEGVSNVRFERADITAAPAVGRFDVVHAHQVLLHLTEPVEALRHMLALAKPGGVVAARDTDYAAAFWWPADPRLDRWQEVYRAVAHGNGAEPDAGRRLLAWAHAAGARDVTPSASIWSHSTPEERAWWGGMWADRILDSKIAEQAVAGGHASAEGLREISEGWRAWAADPDGWFAIPHGEILCRVAESG from the coding sequence ATGTCTTCGGAGAGCGCTTACGGGCAGGGGCACGCGGAAAGCGTTGTACGGTCTCAACTCTGGCGTTCCGTCGACAATTCGGCGGCCTACCTGGCACCCGAACTGCTTCCCGGACGCAGTGTGCTCGACGTCGGCTGCGGCCCCGGGACGATCACGGTGGACCTCGCCCGCCGAGTGGCCCCGGGCGAGGTCGTCGGCATCGACGTCTCGGAAACCGTGCTGGAGCAAGCGCGGGCGCACGCGCGGAGCGAAGGCGTGTCCAACGTCCGGTTCGAGCGCGCCGACATCACGGCGGCTCCAGCGGTCGGCCGGTTCGACGTCGTGCACGCGCACCAGGTGTTGCTGCACCTGACCGAACCGGTGGAAGCGCTGCGGCACATGCTGGCGCTGGCCAAGCCCGGCGGTGTGGTCGCCGCCCGCGACACCGACTACGCCGCGGCGTTCTGGTGGCCGGCGGATCCGCGGCTGGACCGCTGGCAGGAGGTGTACCGCGCGGTCGCGCACGGCAACGGCGCCGAGCCGGACGCCGGACGGCGCTTGCTGGCCTGGGCGCACGCCGCGGGCGCGCGCGACGTCACGCCGAGCGCCTCCATCTGGAGCCATTCCACGCCGGAGGAACGCGCGTGGTGGGGCGGCATGTGGGCGGACCGGATCCTGGACTCCAAGATCGCCGAGCAGGCCGTGGCGGGCGGGCACGCGTCCGCCGAAGGCCTCCGCGAGATTTCCGAGGGATGGCGCGCGTGGGCGGCCGACCCGGACGGCTGGTTCGCGATCCCACACGGCGAGATCCTGTGCCGGGTCGCCGAATCCGGTTGA